GGCCCTACAAAGGCCACAATAGTAGTAGGAGGCACAACCTCATCCTGGGAGGAGTTCACATCAACATTTGAAGAGTCATTAGAATCAAAAGTCTTGATAGTCAAGTGATCAACACTGACATCTTTCCACTACGTAGCAACACCTTTACGGTGAGAGAGAGAACAATGTGAAGCTAAGTGACCAATTGAGAAACATCTATGACAACAAAAGGAAAGGCCTTCATAACCAGTAACCAAAGGTTTTCAAGAATCACTAAATtaacaatgaagatcaagaagggaagGCCAAAGCCCCACAAATATGCACACCAACCCACAACATTGGTAAGAAGCAACATTCTCCACCACATCTTAACCACAAACCACCATAGGagaagtcttggcacaaggaagaagGTGAGATTTCCCCTTGGAAGGAAGAGTAGCAACAGATCTAGCAACATAAGCGATGCTCCGCTCACCAAAAGGTCCAAGAGGGACACTAGCACTCACATTAACCCTAACGGGACCACCAACATCAGAGGCAATACCAGGCCCACCAGCAGCTGAGGAGGTAAGATAAAGATTAGGGTTATAGTTTAATTAATGTTATAAATCAATTaagattatgtttagggtttaattatggttatgGTAAAATTAAAATTACATTTATATATATGGTGTGATAAAGATTCACTTAGACTTCTATTTgtgttaaataaaataattgaaatatATCTCTTGAAGTTTTTTGGCATTCTCTAAATATAGGTGTCATTTTTTCAAATGGTCATATTCTACACATGCTTACATAATAAAATTCAACAAACTTCAAGTGATAGCAACATGACTTTAATCGTATgaaaaaaactaatgcaacacttGTAGAAGGCTTTAtggaataaaatattaaaatacaattttatAGCCATGATGTTGTCAAAGGTAAAAACAATATTTCATTGTACAATTCTACTAAATGCACTTTAATTTGTTATGACAATAATATTTATAGCTCAAGCACCCATGAGAAGTATTTGGATGTTCAAATAAGGAAACTTATTTATGCATTCAAAAGTCTAAAATGATGAAGGATGTGCAAAACTCAAGGAAAAAACTAATTTATATTTCAAGTGAttgtttgtttggctttcttgAAAGTCATATTCCATGTATACTTTCACCTATTCCATGTATACTTTCATAGTAAAATCCATCATGTTTTTGTATATTCATATGTCATGAACTCTTTGAAGCGATAATAACATGGTGTTAACTACGTAGTAAAACCTAACACAAAATTCATAAAAGGCTTTATGACTAAGTGAAATCCCAAAAAACAATATTCTAGCTCCATGATGTTGTCAAAGGCTTTGGGAATTGTACAAGTGATTCATAGGCATGCTTATAACTACATATTAATACATTCAAAATCAGAATTACAAACAATTTGATAGAAAAAATGGTGAGGTGAGTAGTGGAGTACTAgcctttttgtattttttcttttgctTATAAGAAATTGTGGGTGGTAGTGGAGTACTCACTTTTTTTAAGGTTTCTATTTTTTAACATAACAAATTGTGAATATTAtagttttcttttttatatatttttatgccACAACTTAAAAATTGTTGAATCTACCTCTTACCCAAAAAATCTCATTTCACTAACTTCAAGATTATTAAAAATGTCAATATTTGAAAACACAACATTCATTACATAAATAAACTTTAGTAAAATAAAAGCATTGAAATCATTCTTGCATTTTAATAAGCATTACAAGAAAATAATAGAATTGAATAAAAATTTGATAGAAAAAAGATGAAAGCCTATCATTTAATTTAGTCAAGACCAATCAAAACATAAGACAAATCATTCATatgttttttttaaagattaataataaaatatatttctcaaactttgaataaaaaaaaacttttaatttCTTTGCTTCAACTTTATCATCTGTCTTTTATTCACGTACAAGAATCATTGTGGACCAAAACTTTTCTTTACCTCAATTTTATTATCTATTTTCTTTTAATGTGTATCATGTAAATTTCAATATTGTTATAGATCCAACCTTTTCTTTAGTTGAACTTTATTATCTTTTTTCTTTAAATGTGTACCATATAAATTTCAATATAATTGTAGACCCAccattttttttcttcaattttatattATCTATTTCCTTTAAACACTTATGACTTCTATACGCATATAATTTTgttatttgatatattttttatttctccaatactcAATAATATGCCCACTTTCtcaaaaatcaagcattgaaaattTATAAAATATGTACAACAAACTCCAATTGACTCTAGTTTTATTTGATCATATTtaggtttatattttatttatttcaaaaaaaataatctgCTTTCACAAAGTTCAATTGTCATAAATCTTTCAACTTTcttgttaattttttattaattgtaTAAATTTGTCTTTAACATTTTGTTGTATCTTGAattttattatttatgttttttgAATTTCTATTTGATAACAAATAAATCCTTTAATCTAACCTCATCCTTTGTGAACTTTCTTTTTGCTAGTTGATGGCATTCCTTGGATCACTATTGCAATAAACAATAgtattatatttaaataataataataaaaaatatataaaaaaataaaaataaatatagtaCTTTCATTCTATTGAGCAATTAACTTAATTTCAAAATTCTATTGATTAGTTATTAATTAGTTGATTTTTTAAATTCATAAAATTTTGTGATATTTCAAGAAAGAAAATGTATGGAATGAGGGTCTCCATCAAGCATTAAATAATAGTTCCTTTGTATTACTTAAACTTTATTATCTATTTCCTCCTAGATGAGTACCATGTAAATTTTAGATCTATTGTATACCCACTTTTATTTTAAATACCTTTTCTTTTGGCATTTAAAAGTTCTGGAATACTCATTTACATGAAGAATTTCAAGCTTCAATTGTATAGTAGCAATCTCGTAGTATACAATGCTTCTAAATGTCATTTCCTTTGTTATTAAAAATCAATTTACAGCTATAGCAACCATGCGAAATAAATACATAACAACACTAGTTCTATTCAAATAAGGAAATTAGTCTACAATATACAAGTGATGGAGTCCACAAAAATTTAGGAAAAATGTTTTTTCTGTTTGAAGTGATTGTTTGTTGGGCTTTTTAAAGGAGTATTTTTTTATGCATGCTTTTATAGTAAAAATCCATAAAGGGCTTATAGATTCAAAGTCCATCAAATTTGAAGCGATAACATGGTCTTATCTACGTAGCAAAATCTGACAGAACTCTCTTAGAAGGTTTTATGGAATGAATATTGTCAGAAGGTTTTGAGAAATATACAAGAGATTCAATGGTAGGATTATAATTACatattaattcattcaaaattacaattacaaaaaaaaaatatagaaaatatagTGAGATTGGTAGTGAAGTACTAACTATTGTAGTTATAAAGTTTTGTCTACATGAAATTGTGGATAGTAGTGGAGTACTTACTTTCTATAGTTCTAATTTTCTTACAAAAGATATTATTgataatcttttattttattttttaatatattttatgtcAACCTATCGATAAACATCTCTCTACAATTGTTGAATCCTCCCTCTTACCAACTAAATGTCATTTCAATAACATTAAGATTATGAAAAATGTTGCCATTTGAAGACATGATATTCAATGCACAAATATCATATAAATACCTACAACAAGACATTGACTACCTTTTCATTGTTTTGACTTATGTTTtgatgttaaatattttttattaagataagcaGGGTTTTGAAAGGTCCAGAACCTTTTACAAAGATAAAAATATAGTATTAAGTGCAGTGAAATACCAAGAACAAGGAGACAACAAAAACAGAATCTAAAACATCAACAAAACAACAAACCTTGAAAAGaaattaaaagaagaaaaaaacagCCATTCAATAATCTGCACTCATATCTTTTTTCTCAAATACCAAACATTGAAGATCAATCACAGATTGGTGGGTTGGAAAGCAATCCCATTGTAATTGGAATGGACGGAGCAATTTTAAAGACAGTTACCTTCAATCTTCTGTTGGTTCTTTCAATCTGCAGCGTTCTGTATGCACAACCAGGTTAGATATTCATTACAATTGTTTTCCCTTCACATTAGAAGAATTTATATCTCTGTACAACTAACCCCAGAATTTATATCTCTGTACAACTAACCCCTTTTACTgtaattatttttgttttgtttgattaTCATATATGTTTGTGAAAGTATtattagaattatatatatataattttttttgatagaGATTGTATATCAAATCTTGAATTAGGCAAGCAAAGtgaaatattcaaatattcaaatctCCTATGAGCTTTCTGAATTTAGATGTGAGGATTTTGTATGTGCAGAATTCATCAGCCTGGACTGTGGCGCATTAGATGGATATGATGATGCAGGTGGCATTAGCTGGACCTCAGATGAACAATACATTAATTCAGGTGAAAAAAGAAGCATTTTGACTGACCAGTCAGAGGTGGGGCAGCCATTCAAACATCTTCGCTGTTTTCCTCAAGGCAAGCGAAATTGCTACAATTTACCTGCTGTGCGGGGAAGAAAATACTTAATCCGCGCGTGTTTCTTATATGGTAACTATGATGGCCGTGAGTCACAACCACAATTTGAATTGCTGGTTGACGCCAATTTTTGGGCCACTGTTGTAATAAACAATAGTAACAAGACCATTTGCAAAGGAATAAACGCCATGGCAAGAGGTCCCTCCATTAATGTGTGTCTTGCTCGCAGTACGGATGATGTTCCTTTCATTTCAACCTTGGAATTTCGCCTGCTCATGCCAGCTATGTATGAGGTTGTAGGACAATATCTCTCTTTAATCAGCACAGTACACATGGATTATGGAAAATTGTCAGATAACCCTATTATAAGGTAGTTTCTTTATCTATAATTTTTACTATTTTTCTTGGAAAATAAATATATCAAGCATAGAATCAACACTTAAATAAAAGGAGAATCAGGCATTTCAGATGTTCTATTGTACTAGCCCTTTTTGTGTCCTCACTTCATTCAGATCAAGAGTCAATACATAAAAATCACATTTATTTAGAAACCATCTTCATACAACAAGCCAATCATGGAAGACCAAAGTAacaacttagaatttcactttAGATCTTATAaagagttgaacttgggtctccataatgAAACCCTaacattttaatcaattaatttgaGACCATCAATCCCCACACTTCACTGTTCAAACCTGTGAGCTCAATGATCTGACATGGGTTTGAACACTAAACGTCAAATGACAGTTCATCTATATATACCTGAACGACAAAGTTGCATCCAAGACCATTTCTTATGGGCCAGCTTTCCTGCCTAAACCCTCGCCAGGATCAATACCCACATCTTTCTTGCTCGAATGTGTCCTCTTTTTTAGTTGCTTTGGTGGACTTGTTTTTCCAAGAGGGCCCTTACAATTCTTAGCCAGGGCCTACTATTCTAAAGGAATATgtagtgtgtatatatatgtgtgtaaatGCATCGTATAATATATAAATAACTATTGACTTCAAAGTGGTTTTGTGCAGATATCCAGATGATGAATTTGATAGGCTATGGGTCAAGGGAAAAATATATGATACGGATTATAGGAGCACCACAAATTCCATTCCTTCAACAGAGGAGTTCCAAATACCATCAGCTGTGTTAGAAACTGCCTTGGTGAGCAGCAACAAGAGCGTGGGAAATATTAGATGGAATTGGAGTGTTCCAGAAATTGGTGAATACTATTTTTTGATGTGCTTTGCTGAAGTAGAAGAACTTGACGTTAATGCAATAAGGGAGTTCAATATAAGTATCAATGGATATTCATACCAGTCTCCTGTTACATTACATAGCTACCTCGATTCGATTGTCGTCAAGTATGGACCCATCAAAGCTGATAGCTTGGAAAATGTCCAATTTTCTCTTGATCCTACCAATCGATCGAGCGTGGGTGCAATTATTAATGCTTTGGATATCTACCAATATAGGAGGCTACCCAACAATGGAACTAAAAGTGAAGATGGTTTGTATTGCTGAAAATTATTTAATAGTTATATATGTAGGGAAAATGTGTAAATTTGATTGCATACTAAAACATCTGTTAGTTTTACAGTGAATGCCATTGCTGACATTGTGAGGCACTTCAATCTGGAGAAAGAGAGGATGGGTGATCCGTGTCTTCCACAGAAATATAGTTGGGATTGGGTGGATTGCAATCAAGACTCCTCACCAAGGATTATTGCAGTGTAAGTCTCTCCCTAAACATTTGCCTTCATTTAATGGTGTTAAAAATGTTTATGTGATACTATGTCTTTTAAGGGAAGAATTAGTACCTTGATTAGTATGTTGTTTTGATTGTCTATTGTTtagattttttcaaaataaattttttcaCTTAAATATGTagataatttttatttcattttattttagttgTTCAGATTTTGTTGGATCTgtgaacatttttatttttttcatctttATTTTTGATGCAGTTTAGTTACATTTTATGTATACGCCTCTCTATTACCATCAAACTTCAAttaacaatgaagaaattgaacgTACAGGACACTACCCAACAGGCATCTGAATGGAACCATACCTCCAAGCTTTTCCAATCTCTCTGCTCTTGTTAAGTTGTCAGTCACAAATCCTTACTACTcacattttttttatcattttttcctTGTTCAAAGTCAATATAGGGTTGGGCTTAAACAACACACTAAGCATAGATTTAGTGTGTGCTGTTTTATGTGGACCTCGCTTTCAATACCTTTTCATTCTATTACCAGCATTAAAAACATGTCGCGATCCACATAAAACAACACAAACTAAGTATATGACAGAAAAAATATAAAGTCAATACTTAGTATGTGTTGATTAAGCCCAGCTGTCAAAATGACCAAAAACTGTGTCCTTATTCCTGATTGCAGGGACTTGGCAAGAAATAATTTGAGTGGTTCAATACCAGAGGCTCTGGCTATTCTCTCCAATCTTAAACAACTGTGAGTTGAAACATATGCATCTGGGTATTTCTAACTCGTGCTATATTATTTAGATTATCTACAGTATTGTGAGAAATTTTCTTTTTGAGATACAGGAATTTGGCAGACAATGACTTAAACGGATCAGTGCCAATTGGTCTGTCTGAACAAAAGCAACGTGGAAAACTCATTCTGAGGCAAGTTTTTCTTTTCTTAAAATGTAAATCAATCAGTAATTATGTTGTTCGTATGATAAGATTCCTATCATGTAATAATTCTGTTAAATTTTGCAGTGTTTATGGCAATGAAAAACTTTGCCAAGTAGGCATTTGCAAGGATGGCCGAAAAGGAAAGAGTAGCAAAACACTATTTGTTTGGTTAATAGTGGCAGGAATTGCAATACTTATATCCTTTACTGCAATATTAATctttataaaaattaaatcaaGCAGAAAAATTCGAAAAGGCAAGTCACCGTAAATCATATTCCCCTTTGACATTTTGCTCTTTACTTGTGGATTTTCATTTTGATAAAATGAAACATATTCTTGTACTGAAAGGGACAAAATGCAGGGAAAACTGAAACAGGACATTTAAATCTTGACAATTTTGATGGATGTCGATCATTCAGTTTCATAGAGGTAAGAGCTATGACTAGCAACTTTCAGACGGAGATTGGAAAAGGAGGATATGGATCTGTTTATCTTGGTTGTCTTCAAGACAAGGATGTGGCCGTCAAAATCTCGTCTGATAAATCACATAAGGGTGCCATACAGTTTTCCACAGAGGTATAACCAAGAACTCATTCATACCCATTTTATATTTAAAACTTGAGAACTTTAGTCTCTCCAATAAAAACTAGAACTAATGAAGTTTAGAATCTTTAATGTTACAAGATTTCTACAAATAATGAGAATTTTATTGTCAGCTGTCAGTTGTTTTTTAATTTGGTTACGTGATTTTTGTTTACATCAATATTTTCGATCACATTTTATCCATTATCCATCACATAAGATATTAGAAATCTCTAACATACTCAGGATGGATCACAGAGtctgatccgaaacattgatgtaaaaatattcacacaatcaaatccaaaaacagcAACAATAAAATCTTTAATGTCT
Above is a window of Cryptomeria japonica unplaced genomic scaffold, Sugi_1.0 HiC_scaffold_1310, whole genome shotgun sequence DNA encoding:
- the LOC131873248 gene encoding probable LRR receptor-like serine/threonine-protein kinase At1g05700, coding for MDGAILKTVTFNLLLVLSICSVLYAQPEFISLDCGALDGYDDAGGISWTSDEQYINSGEKRSILTDQSEVGQPFKHLRCFPQGKRNCYNLPAVRGRKYLIRACFLYGNYDGRESQPQFELLVDANFWATVVINNSNKTICKGINAMARGPSINVCLARSTDDVPFISTLEFRLLMPAMYEVVGQYLSLISTVHMDYGKLSDNPIIR
- the LOC131079734 gene encoding LRR receptor-like serine/threonine-protein kinase IOS1 isoform X1; translation: MCFAEVEELDVNAIREFNISINGYSYQSPVTLHSYLDSIVVKYGPIKADSLENVQFSLDPTNRSSVGAIINALDIYQYRRLPNNGTKSEDVNAIADIVRHFNLEKERMGDPCLPQKYSWDWVDCNQDSSPRIIAVDLARNNLSGSIPEALAILSNLKQLNLADNDLNGSVPIGLSEQKQRGKLILSVYGNEKLCQVGICKDGRKGKSSKTLFVWLIVAGIAILISFTAILIFIKIKSSRKIRKGKTETGHLNLDNFDGCRSFSFIEVRAMTSNFQTEIGKGGYGSVYLGCLQDKDVAVKISSDKSHKGAIQFSTEVEILYKLHHKNLIKFMGYCEEEQNLVLVYEYMSNGDLRHFLDGQTSSRNYLGWERRLNIALDAAQGLEYLHVGCKPSIIHRDVKSSNILLNDQMEAKIADFGLSRMGPLDGATHVSTLVKGTIGYLDPEYYSTNRLTEKSDVYSFGVVLMEIISGKHPHFVDDSTSNSEHIQITNWVRASLLKDDIENIADPNLLGNYDKDAMLKVANLAMVCTSPHSKNRPTMNEVVLELKEASQFETHEIASSHSHPSLQTSHNVDSDVSLYSVGR